From the Dehalococcoidia bacterium genome, the window GCCCGCCGACATCTTCTCGCGGCGGAAACAGGCGGTGTAGGCGGCATAGCGCAAGGGCAGCGCCCCCGCATCCAGTATCTCTCCGGCATGCAGGCTGGTGAGCGGCACCTCGGCGGTGGGCACGAACCACATATCGTCCACGTCGTCATGATAGAGGTTGTCGGCGAATTTGGGCAGGTTGCCGGAAGCGGTCATCACCTCGCGCTTGACCATCCACGGAGGATAAATTTCCTTATAGTTGCCCTCCCGGGTGTGCATATCCAGCATGAGGGCGATGGTGGCGCGCTGCAATCTGGCCCCCAGCCCCTTCAGGATATAAAAACGCGTGCCGGAGAGTTTGACGCCGCGCTCGAAATCTATGATTCCCAGCTTTTCGCCCAGCTCCCAGTGGGGTAAAGGCGTGAAGTCGAAGCACTTCTCTTTTCCCCAGCTGCGCTCCACCACATTGTCGTCCTCGCTCTTGCCGACCGGCACGGATGGCTGGGGGATGTTGGGCACCTGGAGTAGAAGCTCGCTCAACTGGGAATCTATCTCGCGCAACCTGTCTTCGACGCATTTGACGCGGTCGCGCAGCTCGCGGCCTCCTTCCGAAGATTCGCCCCGGCTGGTGCGGGCGGCTTCCTTCTTGGCGCGGCGCAGCTCGTCCTGCTCGGTGATTTTCTGGCGGCGCTCGGTGTCGAGGGCCAGTATCTCGTCGAGGGGCGCCTTGTCGTTGCGGCTTTCCAGCGCGCGGCGCACCGTTTCGGCATTCTCGCGTATGAATTTGATGTCCAGCATAGGCTACTCCTTGCGTACCTCTCTTGAGGTGTGCTGCTTGAGCCAATCCTGAGTACCGACTTCTACCCGAAGTTTGAGTTCCCTGACTCGACTCTCGCGGTTCAACCGGGCCTCTTCCGGAGTATGCGACGGGTCGGATGACTCCTCAAAGATTCGGCAGGGCAATTCGGCGCACTCACCGCAGTGTTCCAACTTTTTATTGTTGACGCAGCAGCCATACATGCGGCATATATCACGATTATACTCTTTTACCCAGAAGGGCTTGCCTTTGACCGCTCCGCACCCACCACATTTTACACCGTAGAAGCGGCACGTCGGGCAGTATGTGCCGCAGACAGCCGCGAGCGCCGCGTTCTGTTCGGTCAAGCTATTCCTTCTCCTTGAGCGCCGGGAACAGTATGACCTCTCTGATTGATTGCTGGTTGGTTATCAGCATGACGACGCGGTCGATGCCGATTCCCAGCCCGCCGGTGGGGGGCATGCCGTGCTCCAGCGCGGTGACAAAGTCTTCGTCGATGACCTCTGTTTCCTCGGTGCGTGCCACGCAGGCGTCAGCCCGGCCCTCCAGTTGCCCGGAGAAGCGCCGCTCCTGCTCCAGCGGGTCGTTGAGTTCGCTGAAGGCGTTGGCAATCTCGGTGCAGCCGGCGTAGGCCTCGAAACGCTCGACGGTGCGCGCCTCGCCCGGCTTGTTCTTGGCCAGCGGCGACATATCTATGGGGTAATTCACCAGGAAGGTCGGGTTTTTAAGCGTCGGCTCCACGAACGTTGATAGCAGGTCATCGATAAGCCTACCCCGGTCGCGCGACGGGTCGAACTCTATGCCTTTGCGCCTCATTTCGGCGGCCAGAGAAGCCGTATCGGGGAACTTGTCATAATCTATACCGGATGTTTCGAGGATAGCCTGGCGCAATTCAACTCTCGGCCAGGGCGGCGTGAAGTCCAGCACGTCGGCTCCGTACGGGATTTTATAGTCTCCCGCTACCTCTTTTACCACCCCCGAGACCATCTCCTCAACCAGCCGCATGATGTCGTTGTAATCGGCATAGGCCTGGTAGCACTCCATGAGAGTGAACTCCGGGTTGTGCTTGGTGTCTATGCCCTCGTTGCGGAAAACACGCCCGATTTCATATACGCGGTCGAAACCGCCCACGATGAGCCGTTTGAGGTGCAGTTCCAGCGCGATGCGCAGATAAAAGTCGCAATCCAGCGCGTTGTGGTGCGTGATGAAAGGCCGCGCCAGCGCCCCGCCCGCCGAGGGCTGCAGCATGGGTGTTTCCACCTCCATGAAACCCTGCCCGTCGAGGTACTTTCTAACAGCGGTGATGACGCGGCTGCGCTTGCGGAATATCTCTTTGACCTCGGGATTGGCGATGAGGTCGATATAGCGCTGGCGGTAACGTTTCTCGGTGTCATGCAGGCCGTGCCATTTCTCCGGCAGCGGTTGCAGGCTCTTGGCCAGCAAAGTGAGCTCCCGGACATCCACGCTGGGCTCGCCCGTGCGCGTGCGGATTACTTTGCCGGAAGCTCCGATAAAATCACCGATGTCCAGGTCTTTAAGCAACTCCGCGCTAGCCGCATTGAGCTGCGGTTTGTTAATGAATAGCTGTATCTTGCCGGTGCCGT encodes:
- a CDS encoding serine--tRNA ligase, with product MLDIKFIRENAETVRRALESRNDKAPLDEILALDTERRQKITEQDELRRAKKEAARTSRGESSEGGRELRDRVKCVEDRLREIDSQLSELLLQVPNIPQPSVPVGKSEDDNVVERSWGKEKCFDFTPLPHWELGEKLGIIDFERGVKLSGTRFYILKGLGARLQRATIALMLDMHTREGNYKEIYPPWMVKREVMTASGNLPKFADNLYHDDVDDMWFVPTAEVPLTSLHAGEILDAGALPLRYAAYTACFRREKMSAGKDTRGIKRGHQFDKVELYKLTAPADSNREHEMMLADVERVCQKLGLAYRIKLLCTADISFASTKTYDVEVWAPGCQEWLEVSSCSNCGDFQARRAGIRYRPAPDARPEYVHTLNGSGLALPRIMIAIMENYQQADGSIRVPEALQDFMHAQIIA
- a CDS encoding DUF3795 domain-containing protein, which encodes MTEQNAALAAVCGTYCPTCRFYGVKCGGCGAVKGKPFWVKEYNRDICRMYGCCVNNKKLEHCGECAELPCRIFEESSDPSHTPEEARLNRESRVRELKLRVEVGTQDWLKQHTSREVRKE
- the lysS gene encoding lysine--tRNA ligase; translation: MSLVERIAQQRLDKLTDLRSRGIDPYPARCQRSHTNAAAVALLEKQEKEGAELVEVSVTGRIMANRLMGKLAFINLVDGTGKIQLFINKPQLNAASAELLKDLDIGDFIGASGKVIRTRTGEPSVDVRELTLLAKSLQPLPEKWHGLHDTEKRYRQRYIDLIANPEVKEIFRKRSRVITAVRKYLDGQGFMEVETPMLQPSAGGALARPFITHHNALDCDFYLRIALELHLKRLIVGGFDRVYEIGRVFRNEGIDTKHNPEFTLMECYQAYADYNDIMRLVEEMVSGVVKEVAGDYKIPYGADVLDFTPPWPRVELRQAILETSGIDYDKFPDTASLAAEMRRKGIEFDPSRDRGRLIDDLLSTFVEPTLKNPTFLVNYPIDMSPLAKNKPGEARTVERFEAYAGCTEIANAFSELNDPLEQERRFSGQLEGRADACVARTEETEVIDEDFVTALEHGMPPTGGLGIGIDRVVMLITNQQSIREVILFPALKEKE